From Treponema sp. OMZ 787:
CTTGTAATATCGGAGTATTGCTATTTATCTTAATTTTAACCATTTCATATTGAGCCTTTAATTGAGCATAAATAGCCTTTTGTGCAGATAGTTCTGCTCCAAGTTTTTCGGCATCAATACCAACAGAAGGTATATTATTATCATAAACATTCATGGAAGCAGTCTCAAGTCTTTTTAACTTCTCCGTAATATTGTCTATTTCTCCCAAAACATTTTTTATACTCTTTTCAAGATTTTCTTTTTCTATTCTATCTTTATCCAAACCAAGTTCAATAAATTTATCATCATAGTATTTAACACAAAACATAACTACTTTTTGTGCAAATTCCGGATCTATATCTTTAAATCCTATTTCAAAAACACCAGTTTTATCATCGAATTTAGTTTTTAGGTTCTTTGACAAAGCTTTACGGCTTTCTGCTTTTAGATGTTTTTTTATATTATATCTTTCAATTAAATCAAACTCTTCAACCACGCTATCCAAGAACGAATTTGTAGTTGCCAAAAACATTGCCAGGCGGCTATAAGTTTGACCTACAGCAGGCCCCCCCATTAAACCGGCAAGACTACCTAAACCTGTCGACTCAAGTTTTCCTGCTAAATTTCCTCCTTTAGAATTGGAATCGTTTATAAGCATAAGAGCCTTAGGCATATACACATTAGGTAAATAAGACTTTTCAGGCGGCAGTTTTAAAGAAATTAAGGAATACGTAAAAATAAAAACCGCTGCAAAAAAGGTAGTAAATATTATCAGCTTCTTGTATTTTAGTAATACGGCAAATAAGTCAATTAAACTTATTTCATCATTTGTGTTTTCTTGAATATCCATAGAATTGTAATTTTAGCATTTTTTTTGATTTATGTCTAGCAAAATGCCGATACTAAAAATAAAGTTTTCAAGCCTCAAACTCTAAACTTACCTCGCCCGAAACCAATTCATTTTTTTTGCCATCCTTAGTTTCCATTATAAGATGACCCAAATCGCTGATTCCCAAAACCAAGGCTTCATAGGGGGAGCCGACAAAGGGCAAAACCTTCACTTTTTTTCCTGTAAGGAGGGATAGGCTTTTATATTCTTCCATTAATTTGCTTTGAGAATGCAGGCCGTAAAGGGCTTCTATCAGCCTCGATATAATAGAAGAAGCTAGGGCATTCCGGCTGAAAGAAGAGACTTCTTTAAACGGGATACCGGCTTTGCCGGAAAGTGAAAGAGTCTCACTAAAAAGTGAGCCGGCCTTATTTTTAAGTTCGGGAGGAAAATTCGAGTCTTTTACATTGAGGCCTATGCCGATAATTACGGCTTGCACTGAGGAAGTTTCCATATCGATAATTCCCTCACTTAAAATGCCGCAGATTTTTTTTCCGTTAAGATAGATATCGTTTACCCATTTTATTTTTGGAGCAAAGCCCAGTTCTTGTAAACAGCGGCAGATGACTACTGCCGAAATTGCCGTGTAAAGACTTGGATCGGGAGCTTCCCTATTATCTTTTACCCGAATTGAGGGGTAAAAAATAAGACTAAAATAGAGGCCTGCTCCTTCAGGTGAATAAAAGTTTCGCGAAAAGCGGCCCCTTCCGGCACTTTGGTGCTCAGCAAAGAGAAGAGTTCCGTGGAGCAGCTCTGAATTGCTGCAAGAATTCAACATCCTTTTCGCCTCGGTGTTTGTAGAATCTATCGTCTTAAAAACCTCGATTTTACCGCCGCAAACAGATTTTGCAAGTCCGGATAAGTTCTTTTCGATAAAAAAAGCGTTTAACACATCGGAAGAAGACTTTAGGACATAGCCTCTATTTTTTCCGCCTTCTATATCATAGCCTTCGCCCCGCAGTTTTTGTACGGCCTTCCAAACGGAAACCCGCGAAAGCCCCAAGCGCAAAGCAGCTTCTTCACCCGAAAGAGGTTTTCCGTTTTGTTCTATCAGCATATCCAAAAGGATATCGCTCGTTGTCCTTGATATAAGCTCTCCCATAAAATCGAATTCTAGCATATTTTTCCTTTTTTTTCTATTGCAACCTTTTGGGAACGGCCTTGTCTATTATTTTATAGGGTGAAACTATGTTTTATAAAGAATATATAAACTATATTGAAAGCGATGATTGGGAAACCGTACATAACTCTTTTTCAGTCAAAGCTCCCGAAAATTTTAATTTTGCTTATGACATAATAGATAGAATGGCGAAAAAAAGCCCTGAAACGGAAGCCCTCGTCTGGTGCGACGAAACCGAAGAAAGGATTTTTTCGTTCGGAGAATTGGCAAAACAAATAAATAAGACGGCAAACTTTTTTAAGGCGATGGGAATAGGAAAAGGCGACACGGTTTTGCTTTTTTTGAGAAGAAGATACGAATTTTGGTTCGTTCTTCCGGCTCTGCACAAGATCGGAGCCATAGCCGTCCCTGCGACGGTTCAGCTTGCAGCCCACGACATTGAGTACAGAATTCAATCCGCCAATATAAAAATGGTCATGGCCGTACAAGAAAAAAACTTGCAGGAAGAAATTCAAAAGGCTGCCGAATCAGCCTATAATAAGCCCCTTCTTGTTTGGGTACATGACGAGATGGAAGGCTGGATTTCCTTTGATAAGCTTGTAAAAAATATGAGCGATGAGTTTACGCCCCCCGCAGGAGAAGCCTATCCTTGCGGAAAAGACATAGCTCTTTTGTACTTTACTTCCGGCACTTCGGGTAATCCCAAAATGGTAGAACATAATTTTCTATATCCGCTCGGGCACATAGCAACGGCAAAGTTTTGGCAAAATGTCAAAGAAGGCGGAAGGCACTTAAGCGTTGCGGAAACAGGCTGGGCTAAGGCCATGTGGGGAAAGATCTACGGGCAGTGGCTTTGCGGTTGTTCCGTCTTTGTGTACGACATGAAAATGTTCATACCTAAAAATATGCTCGAAAAACTATCGAAATACAAGGTAACTTCATTTTGCGCTCCGCCGACGGTTTACAGATACTTAATCCGTGAAAATATAGAAGACTATGATTTATCTTCTCTCGAAGAGTGCACAACGGCAGGCGAAGCCTTGAGCATGGATATTTTCAACACCTTTAAAGAAAAAACCGGATTGGAGCTGCGCGAGGGCTACGGCCAAACGGAGCTTACCCTCACAACCGGCACCTTCCCCGGCATGAAAATAAAACCCGGCTCGATGGGAAAACCGGCCCCCGGCTATGAAATAGATATTATCCGCCCCGACGGTTCTTCTTGCGAGGCAGGAGAATCGGGAGAAATCATTCTGCGTCTGGATAAAAAAGTTCCCTTCGGCATGTTCGGCGGCTATTATAAAAATGAAGAAAAAACGGCAGAGGTTTTTAAGGACGGAGTTTATCACACGGGAGATGCAGCCTATAGGGATGAGGACGGCTATTTTTGGTTTGAAAGCCGAACCGATGACCTTATAAAAAGCTCCGGCTTCCGTATAAGCCCCTTCGAGGTGGAATCGGTTTTGCTTCAACACCCGGCTGTTTTTGAATGTGCGGTAACCGGAGTTCCCGACCCAAAAAGAGGACAGGCTGTAAAGGCCTTTGTTGTTTTAAACAAAACGTACAAGCCGAGCCAAGCCTTGGAAAAGGAGCTTATGTTCTTTGCAAAGAAAAATGCAGCCCTCTACAAGGCTCCGCGCTCTCTCGAATTTGTAGAAGCCCTGCCTAAGACCCACAACGGCAAGATAAGCAGAGCCGCCATAAGGAGCCGAAAGGATTGATAAAATACGGCTTGACAGAGAGGCCTCAAGCAAGTACACTTTGTGCTATAAACTGTTATGTGAAAAGAATAACATAAAAAAAATTCTTTAACTGAAAAAAATAAAGAGAACAAAATGCGGAAGACTTACGCAAAAAAGGAGTTTATATGAGAAGAGTTGTAATTACAGGCCTCGGTGCCGTAACCCCCATAGGAAACACTCTTGATGAAACATGGGAAGGAATCAAAGAAGGTAAATGCGGAATCGGAAACATTACCCAATTTGATTGTACCGATTTTAAGATTCAGATAGCGGCAGAAGTAAAAAACTTTGATGCTTCACAATTTATGGATAAAAAAGATGCCCGAAAGATGGCACGCTTTACCCAATTTGCCGTAGCCGCAGCTTCACAGGCAATGAAGGATGCAGGTCTTTCAAAAGAAAACATCGATGCAAACCGCACAGGTATAATACTCGGAAACGGTATAGGCGGTTTTGAAATCTACCAAGAAGCCTTTAAAAAATACTTTCAAGTCGCTCCGGATCGCATTCCGCCGATGACTGTTCCCCTTCTTATTCCTAATGAGGCAGCCGGAAACATAAGTATGCAGTTTGGTATAAAAGGCCCGTCTTGGACCTTGGCCACAGCCTGTGCCTCAGGTACCGACGCCCTCGGAAACGCCCTAGACCTAGTACGCTCAGGCCGTGTAGATGTTTGCGTTTCGGGCGGAACGGAATCCACAATTACAGGTTTCGGAATAAGCGGCTTTACAATTTTGCAAACCCTCGCTTCGGGCGATCCGGCACAGGCTTGCTGTCCCTTCGATAAAAAGCGTTCAGGCTTTGTAATGGGCGAAGGCTCAGGCATTCTCATCCTCGAAGAATATGAACACGCAAAAAAAAGAGGAGCCAAAATATACGCAGAGTTTGCAGGTTATGGAGCATCTTCCGATGCCTATCACTTAACCAGCCCCGATCCCTCAGGAGACGGAGGAGCTTTAGCCATTACCAATGCCTTAGCCGATGCAGGCGTAAAACCTGAAGAAGTTCAATACTACAATGCTCACGGAACCTCGACACCAATCAACGACCCTGCAGAAACGGCCATGATTAAAAAGGCCTTCGGCGACCATGCGTATAAAATGAAGGTTTCTTCTACCAAGTCGATGATAGGTCACTGCTTAGGTGCCGCAGGAGCTCTTGAAGCTATTTTCTGTATAAAGGCAATGGAAGAAGGATTTTATCCCCCGACCATCAACCTAACCGAACCCGACCTTGAAGCAGGCTGCGATTTGGACTATGTTCCGAACAAGGGCGTCAAAGGCGAAATAAACTGTGCCGCCTCAGGCTCCCTCGGTTTCGGAGGCCACAACGGTGTCGCCGTCTTCAAAAAGATAAAGTAAGGGCTTTATTTTAAAAGCGGAAAACAAATAAGATAAAACCGTTCAAAATGTATGGACTTCCGACATTTTGAACGGTTTTTTGTTGGTTGAAAAAGGACAGGTTTTGATGTAGGATATAAATAGGGCTGATTTATGTTATGTGAACTGCCTTCCGGACAGCATTTGCTAAAATAGGAAACAGAAAGTGGAAAACTTTATTAAGTATTGCATATTTTTGATAAATTCAGTTGACTGTGTCATATCACAAAATACAAAAAAATAACCGTATAGAAAAATTTGATACAATATGCTATAATCAGAAATAAGATTTACTTTTGGAGGTTTTATTATGGAAACAGCACTTGCTAGAGTAACAGCCACAGCTGTAGCACTTCCATACGAAGACAGGGTTGAACTCCTCTCAGTTTTAGTAAAATCTATAGCTAAACCTGTAAGCCATGACTCAAAAAAAGAAGATAAAAATTGGTCTAAAATGCTTGACTCTTATACAGGATGTATGGGTGGACTTTGGGCAAACGAGGATCCTGTTGAATATCAGCGGAGATTGCGCGAGGATAGAATAATTGGCTGAGTGTGTTTTTGTTGATACAAACCCGTTGATTTATCTTCTTGATAATGTACAGCCATTTGTTTTACCCGTAAAAAAATTTCTTCTGAGATATAAAAATTTAAATGCAGAATTTTATACCTCGACAGTTACCGATGCTGAATTTTTTGTAAAACCGATAGAAGAAAACCAGTTGGATAAAATTGACTTGTATAAGAATTTTCTTTTAAATTTTGGTTTTCTGAAATGCTATATAAACGATGCGATTGCTGAACGAGCTGCAAAAATACGTGCAAAACATAAAGGCGTAAAATTGGGTGATGCATTACAGTTGGCTTCAAGTATAGAATGCGGATGCAATTATTTTCTTACAAATGATGCACATCTAAAACAAGTTGTGGAAGTTAATGTTGTATACATAGGTGATTTGTAAAAAGGTACACATAAAACCCGCCTCAACCTAACATTGCGTACAAGCCGCAAATGCAGGTTTTAAGCGAATATTCAGCTATCATTTTATCATTTATCTGCCATACTGCATAGCCATGCTGAGTTAGATCTTTGCTATGGCTTTTAGTCTGTAACTATGGGTACATTCTCTGGCTTGTAGACACAAATGCTTTTTTCTTACTTGAAAAAAATAAGGTATTGATGTAGGATTAAGGATGAATAAGTTTTGTTAAGAATATAATCTAAATAGGAGACAGCAAAAATGGATAATTGTATACTTTGTAAAATTATTAAAGGCGAAATACCCGCAAGTAAGATTTATGAAGATGATGATTGCTTAGCATTTTTGGATATTCAGCCTGTAAACGCAGGCCATGTATTAATAATTCCCAAAATACACGAACAATACATATATAAAATCGATGACAAGATAACATCTAAAATGTTTATGGTAACAAATAAAATTAACAAAGCAATACGTCAGTCTAAAATAAAATGTGAGGGTATTAACTATTTTTTAGCAGATGGAGAAGCAGCCTTTCAAGAAGTGAGCCATGCTCATATACATTGTTTCCCAAGATATAAAGATGACGGATTTAAACTACAGTTTTCTGAAAGGTACTATAATCACAAACCGAATAGAGAAGATCTGGAGAGTGTAGCTAAGGAAATACGAGAAAATTTGTAAAGTAAACAGTGATGATAAAATAAAATTATTTTTATCTTATTAAACATATCAATATTAAATATGGAGACGTGCAAATGTTAATTGATGCTATTGAACGAGAAAAGGATAAAATTTACGAAGAATTCAACAATGAATTTCCTTTAGAAAGAGTACGAAATTTAACTTTGGAAGAATATACAAATACAGAAAGGAGTAACTCATTTTGTTATTGGGTTGAGAAAAAAACAGAAAAGCTCGGCTCGATATGGGGCGGATCAGCTTATAAATTTGGCATATTTAAAATAGGCGGTAAAATAAAGGGAAGAAATGGAACTTTATCAGATAATGAATATGCCTGGTATAATAAATATGGAAAAGATCGACAGGAAGCCTATGAAAATGTACATTCAAATATTATAAAAATTATTGAAGCAGCTCAAAATGGTAATTTTGAAGCAATAGATTTAATTGATTTAGGAGACGCATATAAATGGAAAATTGCTTTTTTATACTCTAATAAAAAACTGCTAAATATTTATTTGTCAAAAGCCATATTATATTTGGCAAATAAATATGATGGAAGTTTTACTATAAACAGTCCTATTTCAAAAATGCAAGAAGTTATACTTTCGAACTGCGATTCTAAAAAAACTATATGGCAAAAAGGAGATGAATTATGGAGTATTTGGGAAAATAGTCCTGAGGCAAGAAAAGATAATACTGAACAAGAAGATGATGAATCTGATACAAATGATTTAATTCTCAAAACAAATATACAAAATTACAAAAACTTCCTTAAAAAGCATCACAATATAATTTTACACGGTGCTCCCGGAACGGGGAAAACATATCTTGCAAAACATATAGCAGAACTCATGAATGCAGAAACGGAATTTGTTCAGTTTCATCCAAGTTATGACTATACGGATTTTGTTGAAGGCCTAAGGCCTGTAAATAATGCCGATAAAACTAACCTGATTTTTGAGCGTAAAGACGGTTCGTTTAAGGCGTTCTGTAAAAAAGCATTTCGGAATTTACAAGATAATATTTCGGAAATCTCCGAGCCTATAAAGCAAAAAGATTTTATTTTTATTATCGATGAAATCAATCGCGGAGAAATAAGTAAAATTTTTGGAGAACTTTTCTTTTCCGTTGATCCCGGTTACCGTGGTGAAAAAGGACTTGTAAAAACACAGTATCAGAATCTTGTTGAAACAGGCGATATTTTTGAAGACGGCTTTTATGTTCCCGAAAATGTTTACATCATCGGTACAATGAACGATATTGACCGAAGTGTTGAAAGCATGGATTTTGCTATGAGACGAAGGTTTGCTTTTAAAGAAATTACAGCCGCTCAGAGTGCAGAAAATTTTGAACTTTCAGAAAACACAAAAAAACGTATGGAGAGCCTCAACAATGCAATAAGCAAAATTGACGGTCTTAATTCTGCATATCATATAGGAGCTGCTTACTTTAAGCAACTGGATGACGGCATGGAAACTTCTGATGAACTTTGGGAAAATTCTTTGCATGATCTTCTTGTTGAATATTTAAAAGGAAATGGAAATGAAGAAAGCAATCTTGAATTATTAAAGAATGCTTTTGATATGATAAATATTGAATAATTTTTATGGCTATTTTTAAGACTACTGATAATAACGGCGGCAAACAGTTACAAGCCATTAATCAAGAAGATGGAGAAATTGATTTTAAAGCTGCCGTAAGTGATATAAAAAAAATTTCAAATAAAACGCTTGCAGAACTTTCAGCAGAAGAAAACCTTTTGATATTCCCGACAAAGTTGGAAGATTCCGCAGATTTACTAAAAGACTCAAAACTTGGAAGCCTTTCAAAATCGGATAATGAAAAAGATTATATCTTTTATACGGAAAATGTGGCAGGCTTCATTGGGATAAATGATACGGATATTTCCATAACCTCACGATTTGCAAAAAACGAAGAAGATTTTTTTCTTCATTACATGATTCAAAAAGTATTAAATCTTAATATTACAAATCTCAGTTTTTCATCTTCACAAGAAAATGTATTAAATTTACTTATTTATATATTCCCTCGGCTTTTGCAAAAAGCTCTCTCTCAAGGCATGTACAAAGAATATAAAACTTTTCATAAAAATGATGAAAACGTCAGGGGAGTCATTGAGATTTCCCGTCATATTCAAAAAAATATTCCGTTTGAAGGAAAGACTGCATATAAAACAAGAGAATATTCTTATGACAATACAACAACAGAACTTATACGGCACACAATTGAATATATTTCAGCCAAAAAAGACATTGCCGGTATTTTAACTTCTTCCCAAGAAATTCGTGATGCCGTAAAAACAATCAAAACGGCGACACCGCTTTACAATGCAGGGGAAAGACAAAAAATAATAGCTTCTGCCATAAAAAAACAAAACCATCCATATTTTACATATTATATTCCGTTAAAAAAATTATGTATTCAAATTCTCCAAAATAAAAAAATAAAATTTGCACGGCAGAAGAATCGTGTGTACGGTATTTTATTTGATGTTTCATGGCTTTGGGAACAGTATCTTGCTGCAATATTAAAACAAAGCGGATTTATTCACCCTGAAAATAGAAAAGGAATCGGTTCAATATCTGTTTTAACCAATAACATCGGCCGCTTTATTCCTGATTTTTATAACGATGATTTTGTGCTGGATGCTAAATATAAAACTTTTGACAAAAAGAATCCGCCGTCCGATGATTTAGCCCAAGTTATAGCCTATATGCATATTTTAAAAACTATGAAGGGAGCTTACATATATCCATCTGAAAATGAAAATGCAGAAATTTTAAATGAGTTAGGAGAAATAAAAGGTATGGGTGGAATGCTTTACCTATGTCCTTTTTATATTCCTCAAAATTACAGTACTTTTTTCGAATTTTCAGAAAAAATAAAAAAAATGGAAGCAAAATTAGGAAGATTGATAAATTCAGATGAATCCTTAAATATTATATCTTGACACCATCTATAACACCATGTAGAATATAAACCTGGCTCAATGGGAAAAATTTATGACGATTATAGGAGACATTCAATGAAAAAAATATCGTTTGAATTAATCAAAAAAATTGATTTTGTGTTAATTTTTATTTTCTCGATTTTAGGAATTGTTACATGGGTTATTATTATGATAAGTATATTTGACCCATTCAGCAGCCGCCGCAGCGTATCAAATGAAGTCGCGATTGTTGAAGACGAAACTAAAGAAGAAATACGGGAATATATAGAATTCAATGAAAAGATAAAAGATGTTTTTATTTTTAATATTAAAAGTTCTAAAATAAAAGCCGACGGACTGTATGATGATATACCTAAAGTTTCTCTTAAATCCGGCCCAAGTTTTTCGGCAAAATCCGGTAATGAAGGAATTACCAACTTAATTTTTATAAAAGATAAAAATTACGAAGAGTATAAACTATTTGAATCAAATATTTTTATATATAGATATCGATTTGCTGAAAGCTCAAACAGAAATAACATTTCTTGCGATAAAAATATTTATGCTGTTGTAAATGAAGACACAAATAACGATAAAACTCTAAATACAAAGGATAATGTAGCCTTATATGTTTCCGGTTATGACGGTAAAAATTTAATTCAAATTTCAAACTCGGTATACAAAGTTATAATTATAGACAAGAACCAACTTTTGTTTACTGAATATGACGGAACTCTTTTGACATTTTTTTTGTATGATATTGATTTAAATAAAAAAACAAAACTAAGATCAATCGAGCAAGAATGTCCGGAAAAGGAGATTTATCTATAATTATTAAGAGTATTAAATTGAGGAAAAAAAATGAAAAATCTTAAAAATTTACTTTTATTGTTATCGTTATTTCAGATCTTTTCATGCAGTTATAATAATATAGTAAGTATAATAGCTCCGCATGAAGATATAGAGATTGCAAAAGAATATATATCTAAATTTAAAGAAAAAGATTTTAACTTTATATATGAACATTCAGATGAAAATATAAAAAAACAGCTTACGCAAGAAACATTTAATAATATTGAAACACTCATCCCAAATTCAAAAGTAAGTAATATTATAATGTTAGGCACACATAAAAAAATACTAAATGGGCAAACTTATTATGAGTTTTTATTTGAATATGAATATCAAAATAAAGAATTTCGAATTATATCCTTAAACTTTAAAAAAGAAAACACACTAATACTACAGGGCTTTCGTATAACAGCAACTCCTGATTCACAAAAAAACATAAACAAATTCACATTAAAAGATAAAACATGGAAACACATTACTATTCTTTTACTCGCAATTTTAATGCCGTTATACTCCATATTTATTTTTGTTTTATGTATAAAAACTCCTAAGTTCAAAAAGAAAGTATTATGGTGTATTTTAATCTTGTTTGGCATATTTTCTGTCTCAATAAACTGGACGACAGGCAGCGTAAATTTATCTTTTTTTGCTGTTTATTTTTTATCTGCATCAGCAATGGCAGCAAGCCCATATGCAGCATGGAATATAAGTTTTTCAATACCTTTGTTTGCAATTTTATTCTTATTTAAAAGAAAAAAACTTATTAAAAATAAGCAGACGCAAGCCTGATTGAAAAACACTGTTTTTTATGCTATATTGTTCTCATACTTTAGGATTAGATTATGGAAGAAAAATTTTCTACACTTTGTTCGATTTTAGACAAAAATCAGCCGGTACTTGTACAAACTCATGATTTTCCCGATCATGATGCAATAGGGGCAGCCTATGCTCTTTCAAAACTTTTAGAAAATCACGGCTATACAACCGAAATAGCTTACGGAGGTCTTGTTCAAAGCCTTCCTTTAATTGAATTCGTCAAATACCTAAATCACCCTCTTTTAAAAGTAGAAGAAATTGAAGACCTTAAAAAATATCAAGTGATAATTGTAGACGGCTCTCCTTTTAAGGCTACGGTTTCAAAAGTTGCAGGAATCCTAAAAGCCGTTATCGATCATCATCCCCCGCGAACAAAATCGGCAGCAGAATACATGGACATAAGACCTGAAATGGGTGCCTGCTGCTCAATTATCTGGTCTTACTGGAAAGAAAGCGGCAAAGAATATGACGGAATGACAGCCACAGCGATGATTGCAGGCATTCAGCTTGATACATCTTTTTTGACAAGAAGGGTAAACCCTCTCGATATGGATGCCTATTATGAGCTCTATTTTAAATCCGATGTTCAAACAATGTATCAAATGATTAAGACGACAATCAACATCGATGAGCTTGAAGAAATAGGACGAGCATTTACCGATTACTTTCAGATAGGTAATTTTTTGCTTGTAGAATTGGGAGAAGACTACTCAAGAGCTCTTTTATCTGTGCTTGCCGATTTTTTGATTTGGATAAAAGATATTTCGTTTGTTATCGTAATAGAAACGAGCGGCACCGAATACAAACTGTCGGCCAGAAGCCGCGATAAAACTCTCGATGCGGGTTATCTGGTTAAGGAAGCCCTTAACGGTATTGGAAGCGGAGGCGGACATGCACACATGGCCGGAGGCGTAATTCAGCCGAAAAAATATCCCGGAAAAAAAGTACTTTTAGGCTCAATCGTTGAGCTTGCA
This genomic window contains:
- a CDS encoding HIT family protein, translating into MDNCILCKIIKGEIPASKIYEDDDCLAFLDIQPVNAGHVLIIPKIHEQYIYKIDDKITSKMFMVTNKINKAIRQSKIKCEGINYFLADGEAAFQEVSHAHIHCFPRYKDDGFKLQFSERYYNHKPNREDLESVAKEIRENL
- a CDS encoding biotin--[acetyl-CoA-carboxylase] ligase, whose translation is MGELISRTTSDILLDMLIEQNGKPLSGEEAALRLGLSRVSVWKAVQKLRGEGYDIEGGKNRGYVLKSSSDVLNAFFIEKNLSGLAKSVCGGKIEVFKTIDSTNTEAKRMLNSCSNSELLHGTLLFAEHQSAGRGRFSRNFYSPEGAGLYFSLIFYPSIRVKDNREAPDPSLYTAISAVVICRCLQELGFAPKIKWVNDIYLNGKKICGILSEGIIDMETSSVQAVIIGIGLNVKDSNFPPELKNKAGSLFSETLSLSGKAGIPFKEVSSFSRNALASSIISRLIEALYGLHSQSKLMEEYKSLSLLTGKKVKVLPFVGSPYEALVLGISDLGHLIMETKDGKKNELVSGEVSLEFEA
- a CDS encoding McrB family protein is translated as MLIDAIEREKDKIYEEFNNEFPLERVRNLTLEEYTNTERSNSFCYWVEKKTEKLGSIWGGSAYKFGIFKIGGKIKGRNGTLSDNEYAWYNKYGKDRQEAYENVHSNIIKIIEAAQNGNFEAIDLIDLGDAYKWKIAFLYSNKKLLNIYLSKAILYLANKYDGSFTINSPISKMQEVILSNCDSKKTIWQKGDELWSIWENSPEARKDNTEQEDDESDTNDLILKTNIQNYKNFLKKHHNIILHGAPGTGKTYLAKHIAELMNAETEFVQFHPSYDYTDFVEGLRPVNNADKTNLIFERKDGSFKAFCKKAFRNLQDNISEISEPIKQKDFIFIIDEINRGEISKIFGELFFSVDPGYRGEKGLVKTQYQNLVETGDIFEDGFYVPENVYIIGTMNDIDRSVESMDFAMRRRFAFKEITAAQSAENFELSENTKKRMESLNNAISKIDGLNSAYHIGAAYFKQLDDGMETSDELWENSLHDLLVEYLKGNGNEESNLELLKNAFDMINIE
- the fabF gene encoding beta-ketoacyl-ACP synthase II, translating into MRRVVITGLGAVTPIGNTLDETWEGIKEGKCGIGNITQFDCTDFKIQIAAEVKNFDASQFMDKKDARKMARFTQFAVAAASQAMKDAGLSKENIDANRTGIILGNGIGGFEIYQEAFKKYFQVAPDRIPPMTVPLLIPNEAAGNISMQFGIKGPSWTLATACASGTDALGNALDLVRSGRVDVCVSGGTESTITGFGISGFTILQTLASGDPAQACCPFDKKRSGFVMGEGSGILILEEYEHAKKRGAKIYAEFAGYGASSDAYHLTSPDPSGDGGALAITNALADAGVKPEEVQYYNAHGTSTPINDPAETAMIKKAFGDHAYKMKVSSTKSMIGHCLGAAGALEAIFCIKAMEEGFYPPTINLTEPDLEAGCDLDYVPNKGVKGEINCAASGSLGFGGHNGVAVFKKIK
- a CDS encoding PIN domain-containing protein; the encoded protein is MAECVFVDTNPLIYLLDNVQPFVLPVKKFLLRYKNLNAEFYTSTVTDAEFFVKPIEENQLDKIDLYKNFLLNFGFLKCYINDAIAERAAKIRAKHKGVKLGDALQLASSIECGCNYFLTNDAHLKQVVEVNVVYIGDL
- a CDS encoding AMP-binding protein, encoding MFYKEYINYIESDDWETVHNSFSVKAPENFNFAYDIIDRMAKKSPETEALVWCDETEERIFSFGELAKQINKTANFFKAMGIGKGDTVLLFLRRRYEFWFVLPALHKIGAIAVPATVQLAAHDIEYRIQSANIKMVMAVQEKNLQEEIQKAAESAYNKPLLVWVHDEMEGWISFDKLVKNMSDEFTPPAGEAYPCGKDIALLYFTSGTSGNPKMVEHNFLYPLGHIATAKFWQNVKEGGRHLSVAETGWAKAMWGKIYGQWLCGCSVFVYDMKMFIPKNMLEKLSKYKVTSFCAPPTVYRYLIRENIEDYDLSSLEECTTAGEALSMDIFNTFKEKTGLELREGYGQTELTLTTGTFPGMKIKPGSMGKPAPGYEIDIIRPDGSSCEAGESGEIILRLDKKVPFGMFGGYYKNEEKTAEVFKDGVYHTGDAAYRDEDGYFWFESRTDDLIKSSGFRISPFEVESVLLQHPAVFECAVTGVPDPKRGQAVKAFVVLNKTYKPSQALEKELMFFAKKNAALYKAPRSLEFVEALPKTHNGKISRAAIRSRKD
- a CDS encoding bifunctional oligoribonuclease/PAP phosphatase NrnA, with product MEEKFSTLCSILDKNQPVLVQTHDFPDHDAIGAAYALSKLLENHGYTTEIAYGGLVQSLPLIEFVKYLNHPLLKVEEIEDLKKYQVIIVDGSPFKATVSKVAGILKAVIDHHPPRTKSAAEYMDIRPEMGACCSIIWSYWKESGKEYDGMTATAMIAGIQLDTSFLTRRVNPLDMDAYYELYFKSDVQTMYQMIKTTINIDELEEIGRAFTDYFQIGNFLLVELGEDYSRALLSVLADFLIWIKDISFVIVIETSGTEYKLSARSRDKTLDAGYLVKEALNGIGSGGGHAHMAGGVIQPKKYPGKKVLLGSIVELANSDRKESLWTKIMKKL
- a CDS encoding lipopolysaccharide biosynthesis protein, with protein sequence MPKALMLINDSNSKGGNLAGKLESTGLGSLAGLMGGPAVGQTYSRLAMFLATTNSFLDSVVEEFDLIERYNIKKHLKAESRKALSKNLKTKFDDKTGVFEIGFKDIDPEFAQKVVMFCVKYYDDKFIELGLDKDRIEKENLEKSIKNVLGEIDNITEKLKRLETASMNVYDNNIPSVGIDAEKLGAELSAQKAIYAQLKAQYEMVKIKINSNTPILQVLEYPEVPDLKSDPSRGKLSIIFTFAALFFSIFLAFLLNAINTIRQDPEAMRKLRGKNNEKN
- a CDS encoding McrC family protein, encoding MAIFKTTDNNGGKQLQAINQEDGEIDFKAAVSDIKKISNKTLAELSAEENLLIFPTKLEDSADLLKDSKLGSLSKSDNEKDYIFYTENVAGFIGINDTDISITSRFAKNEEDFFLHYMIQKVLNLNITNLSFSSSQENVLNLLIYIFPRLLQKALSQGMYKEYKTFHKNDENVRGVIEISRHIQKNIPFEGKTAYKTREYSYDNTTTELIRHTIEYISAKKDIAGILTSSQEIRDAVKTIKTATPLYNAGERQKIIASAIKKQNHPYFTYYIPLKKLCIQILQNKKIKFARQKNRVYGILFDVSWLWEQYLAAILKQSGFIHPENRKGIGSISVLTNNIGRFIPDFYNDDFVLDAKYKTFDKKNPPSDDLAQVIAYMHILKTMKGAYIYPSENENAEILNELGEIKGMGGMLYLCPFYIPQNYSTFFEFSEKIKKMEAKLGRLINSDESLNIIS